AGCGCGTAACGTGAGGCAGTTCTTTTTCCAAAAACTTCAGGCTTTCTTCAACCCAGAAATCCGGATTCTCAACAAAGCCCCCACTGGCTTCACTTCCCATTTCAATACCGGCTACACATGGTTCGCCAAGTTTTGCGCAGTTTTCTTCAATACCCAGTTCAATACATTTATCAACATATTGTCTGAAAGGCACTGCTCCTGTTCCGAGTATACTGTTGGTATGTGCAAAGCTTTCCGTCTCGCTAAGGTGAACGTGAATCATACGACTCTTTAACTTTTCAAGCTGTTCCGGTTCTTCGCGGGTAATTACCAGGTGGCCCACATCAATATTCGGATACACATTAGGCAAGCCAATGTCTTCAACTGCTTTGGCCAGTTTGCAAGTATTGTTACAAATAAAATAAACGTGCGGATCGAGTTCAATACCTACCAACAGGTTTTTATCAAGGCACCAGTCGGCAAATCGGCCTACATTCTCAAGCATGTACAACCACGATTGCTCAGGGGTTACGCCCAGCTCGTACAAACCTCCTCCCCAGCAAACTAAAAGCTGACGACCACCCAACTCCATCTGAAATTCGGCGCAGGTTTTCATGTAGTCAAAAACCGCATCACGTTTTTTCTTGTCGGGATGAGCAGTATCCTTGGTAGCTACCAACAACATTTGTGTACTGTGGATATCGTTATCTTTAACAATTCTGATGGCTTCGCGTTTTTGGGCTGCTGTCATCGTTTGCGGGTTTCCTTTTCGTATGCCCGCATATTCAATGTACTTAAAGCCATACTTTGCCGCCGAACGCAGCGACTCTTCCGGTCCCTTGTTTCCCACTTCGTAAACCAGGGTGTTTAATGCTAACTTCATCTATTTATTTTATGCTTTGTTACTGTTAAAATCAAGCGAGAACCTACTTTGCTTCAATACTTTTATTAGGGTTCATTAAAAACCAGGCTACAACCGACACCATACTTAATCCGGCGCAGATATAGAAAAACATATCGTTTCCGGCCAGGGCTAGTTTGGCATCAACCCCTGATTTTATAAGGCCATCGGCTAAGTATCCAAAAGCTAAAATAGAGGTAAAAGCGCCGAGGTTACCAGCCATATTCATGGTTCCGGATACTGCACCGGCATTTTCCTTACCAATGTCGATGCAGAAGGCCCACGATGGACTCAAGGTCATATCGGCACCAAAAATTGCCAGTGTTAAAAACAACACTTTATTGATATCGGTGCTTGCGTTGGTCATTAAAACTACACCGAGCGCAGCAAGTGAAAACCCAACAATTGCAGGCAGTCGTCTTGACAAACTTAGATTACCTGACTTGTAAATTTTATCAACTAAAATACCTGAAACCCAATTACCAACAGCACCTCCGAGCAATGGTGCCATGGCCCAAAAACTTGCTGCTGTACCCGAACTTTGCAAGGCTTCTTTCAAATATGGG
Above is a genomic segment from uncultured Draconibacterium sp. containing:
- a CDS encoding sugar phosphate isomerase/epimerase, which translates into the protein MKLALNTLVYEVGNKGPEESLRSAAKYGFKYIEYAGIRKGNPQTMTAAQKREAIRIVKDNDIHSTQMLLVATKDTAHPDKKKRDAVFDYMKTCAEFQMELGGRQLLVCWGGGLYELGVTPEQSWLYMLENVGRFADWCLDKNLLVGIELDPHVYFICNNTCKLAKAVEDIGLPNVYPNIDVGHLVITREEPEQLEKLKSRMIHVHLSETESFAHTNSILGTGAVPFRQYVDKCIELGIEENCAKLGEPCVAGIEMGSEASGGFVENPDFWVEESLKFLEKELPHVTR